The genomic window CTATCACTGAGCGCTGTCTGCTATCACTGAACACTGTCTGCTATCACTGAGCACTGTCTGCTATCACTGAACACTGTTTGCTATCACTGAGCACTGTCTGCTATCACTGAGCGCTGTCTGCTATCACTGAGCGCTGTCTGCTATCACTGAGCGCTGTCTGCTATCACTGAGCACTGTCTGCTATCACTGAACACTGTTTGCTATCACTGAGCGCTGTCTGCTATCACTGAACGCTGTCTGCTATCACTGAGCGCTGTCTGCTATCACTGAGCGCTGTCTGCTATCACTGAGCGCTGTCTGCTATCACTGAGCGCTGTCTGCTATCACTGAGCACTGTCTGCTATCACTGAGCGCTGTCTGCTATCACTGAGCACTGTCTGCTATCACTGAACACTGTTTGCTATCACTGAGCACTGTCTGCTATCACTGAGCGCTGTCTGCTATCACTGAGCACTGTCTGCTATCACTGAGCGCTGTCTGCTATCACTGAGCGCTGTCTGCTATCACTGAGCGCTGTCTGCTATCACTGAGCGCTGTCTGCTATCACTGAACACTGTCTGCTATCACTGAGCGCTGTCTGCTATCACTGAGCGCTGTCTGCTATCACTGAGCGCTGTCTGCTATCACTGAACACTGTCTGCTATCACTGAGCGCTGTCTGCTATCACTGAGCACTGTCTGCTATCACTGAGCGCTGTCTGCTATCACTGAACATTGTCTGCTATCACTGAACATTGTCTGCTATCACTGAGCGCTGTCTGCTATCACTGAGCACTGTCTGCTATCACTTAGCACTGTCTGCTATCACTGAGCGCTGTCTGCTATCACTGAACATTGTCTGCTATCACTGAGCACTGTCTGCTATCACTGAGCACTGTCTGCTATCACTGAGCGCTGTCTGCTATCACTGAGCGAGCCACAAAAACAACGGAGCAGGATGTGTCAGCAAGCTATATGCTACACAGCGCTTTTATTGGCGAGCACACAAGAAAGTGTCACATGTTTACAGGCTGGACATTGATGACATCCTAAATATTTTATACAGCAGAAGAAGTGAAAACATTTGGCTGTCCTGAGCTGCTCTTTTCATGGCACGTGATATACATTGCTCAAGGGCACACCTTTTCAGTAAATGGTGTACAAAACACATGATGCACAGACCCTGGTGGACTCGCTTTATTTATGATGTCCATTGCTTTGTTGTCATATGGAACACATCCAAATAATGCCTGCAAACACCTGAAGTCACAGTGCAAGCAAGCACTGTTAATGTGACTTCTCTGCTTCAGGGCTCctcaatcaataatcaataacacATCACGGCTCCCGCTCCACCTGGGTCATCCATACTTGGAGCGTGTGTTATGTCCTTCTTCACCTGGGTCATCCATACTTGGAGCATGTGTTATGTCCTTCTTCACCTGGGTCATCCATACTTGGAGCATGTGTAATGTCCTTCTTCACCTGGGTCATCCATACTTGGAGCATGTGCAATGTCCTTCTTCACCTGGGTCATCCATACTTGGAGCATGTGCAATGTCCTTCTTCACCTGGGTCATCCATACTTGGAGCATGTGTTATGTCCTTCTTCACCTGGGTCATCCATACTTGGAGCATGTGTAATGTCCTTCTTCACCTGGGTCATCCATACTTGGACCATGTGTTATGTCCTTCTTCACCTGGGTCATCCATACTTGGAGCATGTGTTATGTCCTTCTTCACCTGGGTCATCCATACTTGGAGCATGTGTTATGTCCTTCTTCACCTGGGTCATCCATACTTGGAGCATGTGTAATGTCCTTCTTCACCTGGGTCATCCATACTTGGACCATGTGTTATGTCCTTCTTCACCTGGGTCATCCATACTTGGAGCATGTGTTATGTCCTTCTTCACCTGGGTCATCCATACTTGGACCATGTGTTATGTCCTTCTTCACCTGGGTCATCCATACTTGGAGCATGTGTAATGTCCTTCTTCACCTGGGTCATCCATACTTGGACCATGTGTTATGTCCTTCTTCACCTGGGTCATCCATACTTGGAGCATGTGTTATGTCCTTCTTCACCTGGGTCATCCATACTTGGAGCATGTGTTATGTCCTTCTTCACCTGGGTCATCCATACTTGGAGCATGTGTAATGTCCTTCTTCACCTGGGTCATCCATACTTGGAGCATGTGTAATGTCCTTCTTCACCTGGGTCATCCATACTTGGAGCGTGTGTAATGTCCTTCTTCACCTGGGTCATCCATACTTGGAGCATGTGTTATGTCCTTCTTCACCTGGGTCATCCATACTTGGACCATGCGTTATGTCCTTCTTCACCTGGGTCATCCATACTTGGAGCATGTGTAATGTCCTTCACCTGGGTCATCCATACTTGGAGCATGTGTTATGTCCTTCTTTACCTGGGTCATCCATACTTGGAGCATGTGTAATGTCCTTCTTCACCTGGGTCATCCATACTTGGAGCGTGTGTAATGTCCTTCTTCACCTGGGTCATCCATACTTGGAGCATGTGTAATGTCCTTCTTCACCTGGGTCATCCATACTTGGAGCATGTGCAATGTCCTTCTTCACCTGGGTCATCCATACTTGGACCATGTGTTATGTCCTTCTTCACCTGGGTCATCCATACTTGGAGCATGTGTAATGTCCTTCTTCACCTGGGTCATCCATACTTGGAGCATGTGTTATGTCCTTCTTCACCTGGGTCATCCATACTTGGAGCATGTGTTATGTCCTTCTTCACCTGGGTCATCCATACTTGGACCATGTGTTATGTCCTTCTTCACCTGGGTCATCCATACTTGGACCATGTGTTATGTCCTTCTTCACCTGGGTCATCCACACTTGGAGCATGTGTTATGTCCTTCTTCACCTGGGTCATCCATACTTGGAGCATGTGTAATGTCCTTCTTCACCTGGGTCATCCATACTTGGAGCATGTGTTATGTCCTTCTTCACCTGGGTCATCCATACTTGGAGCATGTGTTATGTCCTTCTTCACCTGGGTCATCCATACTTGGACCATGTGTTATGTCCTTCTTCACCTGGGTCATCCATACTTGGACCATGTGTTATGTCCTTCTTCACCTGGGTCATCCACACTTGGAGCATGTGTAATGTCCTTCTTCACCTGGGTCATCCATACTTGGAGCATGTGTTATGTCCTCCACCCCCCAACATGTTCATGTATGTAAAAGAGGTTCACCTTCATTCTCACAACATCAGTTTGATTTAGTAAAAGACATGACACCAATAATCTCATAacgtaaaaaaaagacaaagtttATGTAACTAATAATCAGGGAAAAAAGCTGTCAGAGTCAGTTTTGGTGCTCATAAAATCTATTAATCAGATTTATTCCGATTCTGAATCAAttcatattttcaaatatgtttttcttttttaagccTATATTTGAGAAAGCTCCCTTGCAGGTCATCTTCATGTTTGCTGGCTGCACGTCCATGTCAGACAGCAACAAATCTATAGTAAAGTTGCACGATATAGACAATATATCCAAATAAATTATATAGATTTAGTCGCCTATAAAGCTTTTAGCACTATTGTTATATTGTGAAAATATGTTggtgacacattctagctgtagCCCACAgatttgtgtacatatatatatatatatatatatatatatatatatatatatatatatatatatatatatatatatatatatataatattctatTATTggcgtctttctgtgtggagtttgcatgttctccctgtgactcaggcttcctcccacctccaaagacatgtacttgGGGTttggttgattgccaacactaaaaaaatgaccctagtgtgtgaatgttggtcCTGTgttgagggacaagcggtataaaacagatggatatatatatatatggtatcaAGGGTACCAagtcaacatatatatatatatatatatatatatatatatatatatatatatatatatatatatatatatatatatacatacatatacagtatgtgggtTCAGATCTGGGACGTCTTCGTGGTTTGTGAAGCACTTAGAGGCACTTGTGATCAAGGGCAAAATATTTGAGTGTGCAAAGTCACAAAGAGACTTTTAAGTCAGAAACCGTTGCCTCCATGGCAGCAAATAATCATCCCAGGAGAGCAAGCAATAGCAAAACATGCTACACAAAATCATTGGAGAATATGCTAACAGCAACCTCCAGCTCTGGAATGTAAACAGGTGGGCAGACTGATCAAAGGTGTCGAGAGTAAGGGTACCAAGTCAACAGGTAAACAGTATATAACagtagttatatatatatgtatatatatatatatatatatatatatatatatatatatatatatatatatatatatatatatatatatatatatacagcccggcacCTCGACataattgttttaacccaatgcggccccaatTCAAAAAATGTTGTGGACCTCAGATTTAAAGTATCCGTATGACCAATACTGGccctgtaactacttagtattataGATCAATAACCACATTTGTAATAATGCTGCAAAACTAATTGAATGATCAAAGAACAGAAGAATGAGTGCTTCTTACATTTGAACAGCAGTGTAGATAAACCCAATTAATCAGCTGTTAACACTAAATTAACAGTTTTGATAGAATAATAGGACCGTAAATGTAAAGTATTATCATTAACTTACTAAATTGTATATTGTTATCGCAGTAggcttcaatatatatatatggtgataTAGTTTCTAGGCCATCTGACGTATCTCTAATATACAGGTCTAGTTTTTTTCAACCCGCTGTTCTTTGACTCTTTCTTACCTCCGAGTGCGCCCAAACTAGTCACATTTGCagtggaatgaatgaatgaatgaatgaatgaatgggtatTAGTCCTGAGCAGCAGGAATGTATGGGATAAGTGGTGCATGGCTGGTAGGTAAGGATGGTGTTGACTTTCATCAACATGTGCTGGTGCCACAAAACTGTACAGACCGCAGTTCTTATGTGGAGTCTTTCTTTTCAAGCCACTTTCAACTTTGCACCATCATCATTTTGTCATGGACTTCCTCTTGCAGTTGACAGTTGGAGTAATGAGAGGTCATGCTTCACTTGTCAACGCTCCAAAGAATGCAAGCAAGAAGTGGTCTTTGCTTTATGTATTGAAGCTGCTGGAGCCATTGCTCAGGACCGAACCCTTGGTGACCTCCGTGCTGACCGTGGAGAGCGGCACGCTCTCGTAGCGCTCGGCCGCCCCCCAACAGCGACAATGCAGCAGGGTGGACTTGAGCTGCTTCTGGAAGTTGTTGTTGAGGAAGCCGTAGATGACGGGATTGATGCAGGTGGACGCCATGGCCACCAGGTGGCAGAAGGAGAAGATGATATCGTGGCCGCAGGATGGGATGGCCTCGTGGTTCCAGTCGAACACCGTGTTGAAGATGTTGAGCGGCAGCCAGGAAAGCGCGAAGGCCACCACGATGGCTGTCAACAGGACGTTGATCCTGGTGGAGCCTTTGGTTTTCCTTTCCGTGGCATTCCTGCTGCGCTCCACCATGTCCTTCCTCCGTCTGAGTCGCAGGTAGATGTGCAGGTAGCACAGCATGATGAGGGCCAGAGGGAGGAAGTACTGGAAGATGAGCAGAGAGGTGGTGTAGGCTCGCCGAGCCTTCACAGACGGCCACCGTTCCATACAAACCAGTTGGTCATTGACTGGGAAGGGGGCGCTGAGGTTCTGGAAAGGCAAGGTGAGGATGCTGTACCTGAGGAAAGGCACCGAGATCAGGCAGGCCATGATCCAGGTGAGCGCCACTGCCAGATAAGACTGCCTCACCGCCGGCTTCCATCCGGTGGGATGGACGATGAGCTGGTAGCGCTCCATGGCGATAAGGATGAGGGAGAAGATGGAGACGGTGACCGATATACACTGGATGAAGGGCATGAGTTTGCACAAAGTCTCCCCCAGGATCCAGCGGTCCATCAGGGTGTAGATGATGGTGACCGGCAGGCACACCACGCACATGAGAATGTCGGAAAAGGATAAGTTGGCGATGAGGACGTTGGTGACGTTGCGCATCTCCTTGTGCCGGGCAATGACCAACACCAGGCAGGAGTTCCCCAGCAGACCCACCGCCAGGACGGCGCTATAGGCCATGATGAGGACGGTGGTGGCGCCCAGCGACAGCGAACAGTCCTCCGTGAAGTCCCAGGGAATCTCTTTCCACGAGGCGTGGTTGTGGTTGCTGTTGCTGTTGGCCGGCTGCTCCATTATCTTGGCTTCACTGTTCATTGGCTGCAACTTCACTTTCTTATTCCAGGAATTCTTTACAGCCTCCCTGGGACATCTGTGCAGCTGCAGCTCATGTTCCCCCTGCGGCAGACGGGGGGAAAGAGAAGGAAATATCATCTTGGGATTGTCAGTCAGAATCCTCACTCAGTTCTGAAGACAAATTGAGCCTTGGAAAAAAACAAGCTCAGCAAGGATGCTTTAACAATGGCTCATTTCTCCTTTGCGCGCTGAGACATCCTTCAGCAGACATCTCTCAGACATTGTTCCTCACTATCCCTTCCTTCAGCAGACATCTCTCAGACATTGTTCCTCACTATCCCTTCCTTCAGCAGACATCTCTCAGACATTGTTCCTCTCTATCCCTTCCTTCAGCAGACATCTCTCAGACATTGTTCCTCACTATCCCTTCCTTCAGCAGACATCTCTCAGACATTGTTCCTCACTATCCCTTCCTTCAGCAGACATCTCTCAGACATTGTTCCTCACTATCCCTTCCTTCAGCAGACATCTCTCAGACATTGTTCCTCTCTATCCCTTCCTTCAGCAGACATCTCTCAGACATTGTTCCTCTCTATCCCTTCCTTCAGCAGACATCTCTCAGACATTGTTCCTCTCTATCCCTTCCTTCAGCAGACATCTCTCAGACATTGTTCCTCTCTATCCCTTCCTTCAGCAGACATCTCTCAGACATTGTTCCTCTCTATCCCTTCCTTCAGCAGACATCTCTCAGACATTGTTCCTCTCTATCCCTTCCTTCAGCAGACATCTCTCAGACATTGTTCCTCTCTATCCCTTCCTTCAGCAGACATCTCTCAGACATTGTTCCTCACTATCCCTTCCTTCAGCAGACATCTCTCAGACATTGTTCCTCACTATCCCTTCCTTCAGCAGACATCTCTCAGACATTGTTCCTCACTATCCCTTCCTTCAGCAGACATCTCTCAGACATTGTTCCTCTCTATCCCTTCCTTCAGCAGACATCTCTCAGACATTGTTCCTCTCTATCCCTTCCTTCAGCAGACATCTCTCAGACATTGTTCCTCTCTATCCCTTCCTTCAGCAGACATCTCTCAGACATTGTTCCTCTCTATCCCTTCCTTCAGCAGACATCTCTCAGACATTGTTCCTCTCTATCCCTTCCTTCAGCAGACATCTCTCAGACATTGTTCCTCGCTATCAAGATGGATACTTGTGTGGTGTCACTAAAATAGTGTGTGATTTGCACCCTCACTCACGCCAGAGATGATGAGGGCTCCCACACAATCATTCTGTCTCACGCCTTCACTCTTCTCCAGAGAGAGAATGTGGAAGGAACAATGCCTTCTAAATGCACTTCATGCTTCCATCCTCATTCCTTCCTACTCTCGCCTTCAATGGAACAATCCTCTATTTATCCTGCCTTGCTTTCTGCCGCCCGCCACACAAACATTTGCACCCTCCACACCATAGAAGCTTATCACTGTTTATCACTGATAATTATAATTATGCGGGGGTGTTCTGATACAACCCAGTAGATTTGTCCCGATACCTAAATTATTTccataattttctaaataaaggggaccacaaaaaattgcattattggccttattttaacaaaatatcttagggcacatgaaacatatgtttgttattgtcatttagtgcttcaataaaatgttgaacatactagacaacttgtcttttagtaggaagtaaacaaacaaagactcctaattagtctgcagtaacatattgtgtcatttatacacctattattttatacacattatgagggacaaactgtaaaaagggatcattaatccacttgttcatttactgttaatatctgcttactttctctttgaacatgttctatctccacttctgttcaaatgtaataatcacttattcttctcttgttgatacttagttttggatgataccacagatttgggtatcaatccgataccaagtagttccaggatcatacattggtcatattcaaagtcctcatgtgtccagggacatatttactgactttataaacataatatacatttaaaaaaacaaaaatgtgatgccagaaaatatcgatgtaatcataatagtatcgaatcgatacgctcctgtacttggtatcattacagtggatgccaggtgtagatccacccgtggtgtttgtttacattgtgacaccggtgagctacagtgtgtagtggagcatgtttagctattcctcgtcctgcagtgataatgatacttgtacgaAACATACTTAATGTGTGGCCattgagaccaggattagtgatttagaagtagctaaaacactgtgggtGGATGTTAGCCGTATGtgttaaagcatctcttcctgagggtgtttcattgttataacttcacctttatcttgactttttacagcaaaatgtgtccattctcccttttcacTTCCATCCTGTGTTGTCTTTATTGCAACACTTACATAatactttcaaagtcattttgatagtaggctgatataactGATAGACACCtccattatgtgtgtatatacattaacACCCCTATTTTTTAACTAATGTAATCACTTAATCACTCtagcacagtgttactgttcaaatggtGTGCAAAGtttcagtggccaaaaatatgaaatattgttGTTaactaaaacctctgccttgtttaaAAGAATAATGAGagctactatgctactgtattttaatgtcggtcACTATGTTGGTACTTGAAGTCTGTTCTGAGGAGCTACTTGCTGAACAAACTTTTAATGacttaaccttttttttaatatacatagtttATTTGTTGTTGACAGCCCCAGTTTTCAGTTTTGGTTTGTTGAGGGCAAACTACTGCGAGTCCATCaagtttgtaaataaaaaacatttacaatgGAGGTTGAATTGTAAATATTTGATGTTAATGTGGGGAAAAGAAAAGTAGATGAAGTGTGCAGAGCAGGGAATCAAACCTACGACCTGCACACCcaatcaggcccgcaaacagcaGGAGGAGTTTGCAAAGTCTAAAAATGAACcaaagtttttgaaaaaaaaagctgctgttctaaatgtgtccactagatgccaCTATAGcagttctttgtatctttgtagatgacgtCAACAAAATAAAGCCCATGATGTTAGTCCAacatcaaactacataaataacatcctgtaatttg from Nerophis ophidion isolate RoL-2023_Sa linkage group LG07, RoL_Noph_v1.0, whole genome shotgun sequence includes these protein-coding regions:
- the npy8br gene encoding neuropeptide Y receptor Y8b; protein product: MNSEAKIMEQPANSNSNHNHASWKEIPWDFTEDCSLSLGATTVLIMAYSAVLAVGLLGNSCLVLVIARHKEMRNVTNVLIANLSFSDILMCVVCLPVTIIYTLMDRWILGETLCKLMPFIQCISVTVSIFSLILIAMERYQLIVHPTGWKPAVRQSYLAVALTWIMACLISVPFLRYSILTLPFQNLSAPFPVNDQLVCMERWPSVKARRAYTTSLLIFQYFLPLALIMLCYLHIYLRLRRRKDMVERSRNATERKTKGSTRINVLLTAIVVAFALSWLPLNIFNTVFDWNHEAIPSCGHDIIFSFCHLVAMASTCINPVIYGFLNNNFQKQLKSTLLHCRCWGAAERYESVPLSTVSTEVTKGSVLSNGSSSFNT